In Streptomyces sp. SN-593, a single genomic region encodes these proteins:
- a CDS encoding nuclease-related domain-containing protein: MTHVLILVAVAVVLWYIPAGRQRHGAGSSAAAQARRLRTPLVRLADLVGIQTARGRQAQQWAAGAAGEKATAARLAPLARQGWTVLHDRALLTGRANVDHLVISLTGVVFVVDSKLWSARYRLRVVGGRLLHGSHDVTERLRGIRHEARCVAEALGCPVIPIVSMQGAPVDGGELVIDGIRIIPADRLLPVLRTLGRRKAAVKQHPGKAAARLFAPYRRK, translated from the coding sequence ATGACGCACGTGCTGATCCTCGTCGCGGTCGCTGTCGTCCTCTGGTACATCCCAGCGGGACGGCAGCGGCACGGCGCGGGCTCCTCCGCCGCCGCCCAGGCCCGCCGCCTCCGCACTCCACTGGTCCGCCTCGCCGACCTCGTCGGCATCCAGACCGCCCGCGGTCGCCAGGCGCAGCAGTGGGCCGCAGGGGCGGCGGGCGAGAAGGCCACCGCGGCCCGCCTCGCCCCCCTCGCCCGCCAGGGCTGGACCGTCCTCCACGACCGCGCGCTGCTCACCGGCCGGGCCAACGTCGATCACCTGGTGATCTCGCTGACCGGAGTGGTCTTCGTGGTCGACAGCAAGCTGTGGTCCGCCCGGTACCGGCTCCGCGTCGTCGGCGGCCGGCTCCTGCACGGCAGCCACGACGTCACCGAGCGGCTGCGCGGCATCCGCCACGAGGCGCGGTGCGTCGCGGAAGCGCTCGGGTGCCCGGTCATCCCGATCGTCTCCATGCAGGGCGCCCCGGTCGACGGCGGCGAGCTGGTCATCGACGGCATCCGCATCATCCCGGCCGACCGGCTGCTGCCCGTCCTGCGCACGCTCGGCCGCCGCAAGGCCGCCGTGAAGCAGCACCCCGGCAAAGCCGCCGCCCGCCTCTTCGCCCCGTACCGAAGGAAGTGA
- a CDS encoding mucin-2, giving the protein MRNYATAQALGSRVTQCDATAVHTAPDGARAFVLLDGIGDYRSVRTWTRTAARRVARAASRRADAEAGLRHIYEDYAADPDRQDPYTRRYMPSAAAVVAVTAPGKPLMLAWSGDARAYLLTRGLTRRLTEDHNLRRVYPPSATYPEGGDRNTITSYLGHAHSDEEAAGRYKHPAIETATVSLDGPARLVLASDGAYEPHADAGHDLFVELAFEPLEEVARDFVGLAVETSLRITAEADPAEPYADNASVLLADLA; this is encoded by the coding sequence GTGCGCAACTACGCCACAGCCCAGGCCCTCGGCTCCCGCGTCACCCAGTGCGACGCCACCGCCGTCCACACCGCGCCCGACGGCGCCCGCGCCTTCGTCCTGCTCGACGGCATCGGCGACTACCGGAGCGTCCGCACCTGGACCCGGACGGCCGCGCGGCGCGTGGCCCGCGCGGCGTCCCGCCGGGCCGACGCCGAGGCCGGACTGCGCCACATCTACGAGGACTACGCGGCCGACCCGGACCGTCAGGACCCGTACACCCGGCGCTACATGCCATCGGCCGCCGCGGTCGTGGCCGTCACCGCCCCCGGCAAGCCGCTGATGCTCGCCTGGTCCGGCGACGCGAGGGCGTACCTCCTCACCCGCGGCCTGACCCGTCGGCTCACGGAGGATCACAACCTGCGCCGGGTCTACCCGCCGTCCGCGACGTATCCGGAGGGCGGCGACCGGAACACGATCACCTCGTACCTGGGGCACGCGCACAGCGACGAGGAGGCGGCGGGCCGGTACAAGCACCCGGCGATCGAGACCGCCACCGTCAGCCTCGACGGGCCGGCCCGGCTGGTCCTGGCGTCCGACGGCGCGTACGAGCCGCACGCGGACGCCGGGCACGACCTCTTCGTGGAGCTGGCCTTCGAGCCGCTGGAGGAGGTGGCCCGCGACTTCGTCGGCCTGGCCGTCGAGACCTCGCTGCGGATCACGGCGGAGGCGGACCCGGCCGAGCCGTACGCGGACAACGCCAGCGTTCTCCTCGCTGATCTGGCCTGA
- a CDS encoding SWIM zinc finger family protein, producing MATTTETETITRCARCGRRLRNDSPDGYGPKCRRRVRKATRSTELGQYKEHLVEKAVELLEQGGLIPLRKTSKNVVFLAVSSDGATAYRTAMAACTCPAGLRAAYMCKHRIAAHIISLAA from the coding sequence ATGGCCACCACCACCGAGACCGAGACCATCACCCGGTGCGCAAGGTGCGGTCGGCGGCTCAGGAACGACAGCCCGGACGGGTACGGCCCCAAGTGTCGGAGGCGGGTCCGCAAGGCCACTCGATCGACCGAACTCGGCCAGTACAAGGAGCACTTGGTTGAGAAGGCGGTCGAACTGCTGGAGCAGGGCGGTCTGATCCCCCTCCGCAAGACCAGCAAGAACGTGGTCTTCCTGGCGGTCAGCTCGGACGGCGCCACGGCATACCGGACCGCCATGGCCGCCTGCACCTGCCCCGCCGGCCTCCGCGCGGCCTACATGTGCAAGCACCGGATCGCCGCCCACATCATCAGCCTCGCCGCTTAG
- a CDS encoding HNH endonuclease signature motif containing protein, which yields MPFELPPRFWQKTQEEDRGYETPCLTWTAYRNKENYGRFSFEGRKWLAHRLAYVAANGPIPDGLEIDHLCRNRACVRVSHLEAVTRRVNLLRGTGFAATNAQVTHCPQGHAYTPDNTYVQPRTRQRDCRACKREQEHGGRPASADRTHCPQGHPYDEANTRITSKGFRACRTCDREGGRERMRRTRARRNSSQ from the coding sequence TTGCCCTTCGAACTCCCCCCGCGCTTCTGGCAGAAGACCCAGGAGGAAGACCGCGGTTACGAGACGCCCTGCCTGACCTGGACCGCCTACCGGAACAAGGAAAACTACGGCCGGTTCTCCTTCGAGGGCCGGAAGTGGCTGGCTCACCGACTGGCTTACGTGGCAGCCAACGGGCCGATCCCGGACGGGCTTGAGATCGACCACCTGTGCCGGAACCGCGCCTGCGTCAGGGTCAGCCACCTGGAGGCCGTGACGAGGCGCGTGAACCTCCTGCGCGGCACCGGCTTCGCGGCCACGAACGCCCAGGTCACGCACTGCCCACAGGGACACGCGTACACGCCGGACAACACCTACGTCCAGCCTCGCACCCGGCAGCGGGACTGCCGGGCCTGCAAGAGGGAGCAGGAGCACGGCGGTCGACCCGCGTCGGCCGACCGTACGCACTGCCCGCAGGGCCACCCGTACGACGAGGCCAACACCCGGATCACGAGCAAGGGCTTCCGGGCCTGTCGGACCTGCGACCGCGAGGGCGGGCGGGAGCGCATGAGGCGCACCCGAGCCCGCCGAAACAGCAGCCAGTAA
- a CDS encoding DUF3560 domain-containing protein, which produces MALIQSARTPTIALARALRRAGLAQGRGKDFRVEGQYRDGERVATYALLLTQHADETVAAHADDIERWTSEDGGWSFTVSVRYIDGKPRPHTTISNGAVERIREEPPTVTPEPAPEPEPEPTAGTAVLEDPAEPEKGEQPPAPPKASVTITHTRAEGTLLDGSRKGDGVYELVRPFGFRSFRSLGMLGIQRSRDREADRWRINRATAALRDAGYEVTVEIDETQRRSFAEAEAERLERAEDRAERFNDRADRAASNSNARHKAAMGALDGIEPGQPVLVGHHSERRHRRAIERSDNHMRKSIEESDKATHYGHRAEAAEQYEGRRYDPNRTRRRLEKLKADLRWHERARERSSNTGRHDRAIADLNEEIAHWESVVEKARQDGVKLWEADDFAPGDFALYYGTWYQVKRANPKTLSIAWDLRQTRQVLTLEDATETGTTYTFTLDYTKVKARCPDEAMRAFLADGKVPGTKLARAASEAQPASAVRAALAAKPKVKKRSDPKIPKRVKVVSEWDATEATLTYLDGRGKPHKLYEPVTISAPEGEKFTEAASSRSLLAAVTRHLEEHGFQYPDGRWTGGSRSGLIRSIEPVAAEGAPPASEPEAAPAPEPQPEAPAADEPPAGEPEPAPPVAEQEPAGPPADDPAPPVEDPAELRLQREQAAVLGWSAGQAEVVIAAAAGRLYRHVFGTLHCQDQPGTVGRAISNHRLNALTKAGFLTVGAPDATRRRPILVTVDGRRAVMVWKRWKPKPVEMNREQECERLRPLLHGEQARRLARQAQEAEAERKAANAEFHEVHQRLIAWEDRDDRLWRAWAKVNGIAYRLQRRPAGWVPTEEEIAEHRLDAEVVAELRADAENPEPKPVLPALNQRPTPDLPPMDADDQTPEQLDLFAIA; this is translated from the coding sequence ATGGCACTCATCCAGAGCGCCCGCACCCCCACCATCGCCCTCGCCCGCGCCCTGCGCCGGGCCGGTCTCGCCCAGGGCCGCGGCAAGGACTTCCGGGTGGAGGGCCAGTACCGGGACGGCGAGCGCGTCGCCACGTACGCCCTGCTCCTCACCCAGCACGCTGACGAGACGGTCGCCGCCCACGCCGACGACATCGAGCGCTGGACCAGCGAAGACGGCGGCTGGTCGTTCACCGTGAGCGTCCGCTACATCGACGGCAAGCCGCGCCCTCACACCACGATCAGTAACGGGGCCGTCGAGCGGATCCGCGAGGAGCCGCCCACCGTCACCCCCGAACCGGCCCCCGAGCCGGAGCCGGAGCCGACGGCCGGCACGGCGGTTCTCGAGGACCCGGCGGAGCCGGAGAAGGGGGAGCAGCCCCCGGCGCCGCCCAAGGCGTCGGTCACCATCACCCACACGCGGGCGGAGGGGACGCTCCTGGACGGCTCCCGGAAGGGGGACGGCGTCTACGAGCTGGTCCGGCCGTTCGGCTTCCGGTCCTTCCGCTCCCTCGGGATGCTCGGCATCCAGCGCTCCCGGGACCGCGAGGCCGACCGCTGGCGGATCAACCGGGCGACCGCCGCGCTCCGGGACGCCGGGTACGAGGTCACCGTCGAGATCGACGAGACCCAGCGGCGCAGCTTCGCGGAGGCCGAGGCCGAGCGGCTGGAGCGGGCCGAAGACCGCGCCGAGCGGTTCAACGACCGCGCCGACCGGGCGGCGAGCAACAGCAACGCCCGCCACAAGGCGGCGATGGGCGCGCTGGACGGCATCGAGCCCGGCCAACCGGTCCTCGTCGGTCATCACAGCGAGCGCCGCCACCGGCGCGCCATCGAGCGCAGCGACAACCACATGCGGAAGTCGATCGAGGAGAGCGACAAGGCCACCCACTACGGCCACCGCGCCGAGGCCGCCGAGCAGTACGAGGGGCGCCGCTACGACCCCAACCGCACCCGGCGGCGGCTGGAGAAGCTGAAGGCGGACCTCCGATGGCACGAGCGGGCGCGCGAGCGCTCATCGAACACCGGACGGCACGACCGGGCGATCGCGGACCTGAACGAGGAGATCGCCCACTGGGAGAGCGTGGTCGAGAAGGCCCGCCAGGACGGCGTGAAGCTGTGGGAGGCCGACGACTTCGCCCCCGGCGACTTCGCCCTGTACTACGGCACCTGGTACCAGGTGAAGCGAGCCAACCCGAAGACGCTGAGCATCGCGTGGGACCTGCGGCAGACCCGGCAGGTGCTGACCTTGGAGGACGCCACCGAGACCGGCACGACGTACACCTTCACCCTCGACTACACCAAGGTCAAAGCCCGCTGCCCCGACGAGGCGATGCGGGCGTTCCTCGCGGACGGCAAGGTGCCCGGCACCAAGTTGGCGCGGGCGGCCTCCGAGGCGCAGCCGGCGAGCGCGGTCCGCGCGGCCCTGGCCGCCAAGCCGAAGGTGAAGAAGCGCAGCGACCCGAAGATCCCCAAGCGGGTCAAGGTCGTCTCCGAGTGGGACGCCACCGAGGCCACGCTGACCTACCTCGACGGGCGGGGGAAGCCGCACAAGCTGTACGAGCCGGTCACGATCAGCGCGCCGGAGGGCGAGAAGTTCACCGAGGCCGCCTCGTCCCGGTCGCTCCTGGCGGCGGTCACACGGCATCTGGAGGAACACGGCTTCCAGTACCCGGACGGCCGGTGGACAGGCGGCTCCAGGAGCGGCCTCATCCGCTCCATCGAGCCCGTCGCGGCCGAGGGGGCGCCCCCGGCGAGCGAGCCCGAAGCCGCCCCGGCGCCCGAGCCGCAGCCGGAGGCCCCCGCGGCGGATGAGCCCCCGGCCGGGGAGCCGGAGCCCGCGCCGCCGGTGGCCGAGCAGGAGCCCGCAGGGCCACCGGCCGACGATCCCGCCCCGCCCGTCGAGGACCCGGCGGAGCTGCGCCTCCAGCGCGAGCAGGCCGCGGTCCTCGGCTGGTCCGCCGGTCAGGCCGAAGTCGTCATCGCCGCGGCGGCCGGACGGCTCTACCGCCACGTGTTCGGGACGCTGCACTGTCAGGACCAGCCGGGCACCGTGGGCCGGGCCATCTCCAACCACCGGCTGAACGCCCTCACGAAGGCAGGGTTCCTCACGGTCGGCGCCCCGGACGCGACCAGGCGGCGCCCCATCCTGGTCACCGTCGACGGGCGCCGGGCCGTCATGGTCTGGAAGCGCTGGAAGCCGAAGCCGGTGGAGATGAACCGCGAGCAGGAGTGCGAGCGGCTGCGCCCCCTCCTCCACGGCGAGCAGGCCCGCAGGCTGGCCCGGCAGGCCCAGGAGGCCGAGGCGGAACGGAAGGCCGCGAACGCCGAGTTCCACGAGGTCCACCAGCGGCTGATCGCCTGGGAGGACCGGGATGACCGGCTCTGGCGCGCCTGGGCGAAGGTGAACGGCATCGCCTACCGGCTCCAGCGGCGGCCGGCCGGGTGGGTGCCGACCGAGGAGGAGATCGCCGAGCACCGCCTGGACGCCGAGGTGGTCGCCGAGCTGCGGGCGGACGCGGAGAACCCGGAGCCGAAGCCGGTCCTCCCGGCGCTCAACCAGCGGCCGACGCCGGACCTGCCCCCGATGGACGCGGACGACCAGACGCCCGAGCAGCTTGACCTGTTCGCCATCGCCTGA
- a CDS encoding DUF3560 domain-containing protein, whose amino-acid sequence MAEITIKHTRAEGTLILGSQPKDGVLEALNPWGFRYARSVGFVYLRGSRDRTADMRRINGAKAALEAAQHTVTLDIDETVRRAFGEAETERYERAGARTERFDARADRLQESSDEKWARGRQIAASYQGEPVKIDHYSAGRHMRDLNRAKTLFGQSVTEQQEADRCRGRADSAAYYEEGRKHPGTTIRRLERLNAERRQVERQMERVVRTAEGCAEASNPLDPQLIVEQLVKLDADHHDLCDQIAHWDAHLAEVQAAGVKVWGKADFAPGDYAQLGDRWYLVLRANAKSLTVPRSVDWKARVYNRDNQAGTSTSTLPYDKVMGRMSGAEMDARLRADDAAV is encoded by the coding sequence ATGGCAGAGATCACGATCAAACACACGCGGGCCGAGGGGACGCTGATCCTCGGATCGCAGCCCAAGGACGGCGTCCTGGAGGCGCTGAACCCGTGGGGCTTCCGCTACGCCCGCTCCGTCGGGTTCGTCTACCTCCGAGGCTCCCGGGACCGTACCGCGGACATGCGCCGGATCAACGGCGCCAAGGCCGCCCTGGAGGCCGCCCAGCACACGGTGACCCTGGACATCGACGAGACCGTCCGGCGCGCGTTCGGGGAGGCCGAGACCGAGCGGTACGAGCGGGCCGGAGCCCGCACCGAGCGCTTCGACGCCAGAGCGGACCGCCTCCAGGAGTCCTCTGACGAGAAGTGGGCGCGCGGCCGTCAGATCGCCGCGAGCTACCAGGGCGAGCCGGTGAAGATCGACCACTACTCGGCCGGGCGGCACATGCGGGACCTCAACCGGGCGAAGACCCTGTTCGGGCAGTCGGTCACCGAGCAGCAGGAAGCGGACCGCTGCCGGGGCCGGGCAGACAGCGCGGCGTACTACGAGGAGGGCCGCAAGCACCCGGGCACGACCATCCGCCGCCTGGAGCGACTGAACGCCGAGCGGCGCCAGGTGGAGCGGCAGATGGAACGGGTGGTCAGGACCGCCGAGGGGTGCGCGGAGGCGAGCAACCCCCTCGACCCCCAGTTGATCGTGGAGCAGCTCGTCAAGCTCGACGCCGATCACCACGACCTGTGCGACCAGATCGCCCACTGGGACGCCCACCTCGCCGAGGTCCAGGCGGCCGGCGTGAAGGTGTGGGGGAAGGCCGACTTCGCGCCCGGCGACTACGCCCAGCTCGGCGACCGCTGGTACCTGGTCCTCCGGGCCAACGCGAAGTCCCTGACCGTCCCGAGGTCGGTGGACTGGAAGGCCCGGGTCTACAACCGGGACAACCAGGCCGGGACGTCCACGAGCACCCTCCCGTACGACAAGGTCATGGGCCGGATGAGCGGCGCGGAGATGGACGCGCGCCTCCGGGCGGACGACGCGGCGGTGTAG
- a CDS encoding methyltransferase, which yields MQIPNDLLTVLTDPRTVISGDRVQVPFELDAALYKRMNTMLKDIGGRWDGRKAVRAHTFPFPVEEFMRACLAAGAWPSRFDQGWYPTPPAVAFDMLEHASIRVGHTVLEPSAGTGVLAQRAADQMGIVDCVEIDPRRAHVLRELGVARRVIEGDFLDLDPTVIDEPYDRILMNPPFGDAISHVMHALGFLRDGGTLIAVMPESINWHSDRKAVDFRRLVTDAEGDIIPLPDDAFLSSGTQVRTVLLRLDADPDGPLPTHGWHQRQPLQLDLFATA from the coding sequence ATGCAGATCCCCAACGACCTCCTCACCGTCCTCACCGACCCCCGCACCGTCATCAGCGGCGACCGCGTACAGGTCCCCTTCGAGCTGGACGCGGCGCTCTACAAGCGGATGAACACGATGCTCAAGGACATCGGCGGCCGGTGGGACGGCCGGAAGGCGGTCCGCGCCCACACCTTCCCCTTCCCGGTCGAGGAGTTCATGCGGGCCTGCCTGGCCGCCGGGGCCTGGCCCTCCCGCTTCGACCAGGGTTGGTACCCGACCCCGCCCGCGGTGGCCTTCGACATGCTGGAGCACGCCTCGATCCGGGTCGGCCACACGGTCCTGGAGCCCTCGGCCGGCACCGGCGTGCTCGCCCAGCGGGCCGCCGACCAGATGGGCATCGTCGACTGCGTCGAGATCGACCCCCGCCGAGCCCACGTCCTGCGCGAACTCGGAGTCGCCCGCCGGGTCATCGAAGGCGACTTCCTCGACCTCGACCCGACCGTCATCGACGAGCCGTACGACCGGATCTTGATGAACCCCCCGTTCGGCGACGCCATCAGCCACGTCATGCACGCCCTGGGCTTCCTGCGCGACGGCGGAACCCTGATCGCGGTCATGCCGGAGTCGATCAACTGGCACAGCGACCGCAAGGCCGTCGACTTCCGGCGGCTCGTCACCGACGCCGAGGGCGACATCATCCCGCTCCCCGACGACGCGTTCCTCTCGTCCGGCACGCAGGTCCGCACGGTCCTCCTCCGGCTCGACGCCGACCCCGACGGCCCTCTCCCCACCCACGGCTGGCACCAGCGCCAGCCGCTCCAGCTCGACCTGTTCGCCACGGCCTGA